In a genomic window of Cytobacillus sp. FSL H8-0458:
- the dnaJ gene encoding molecular chaperone DnaJ, which translates to MSKRDYYEVLGISKGASKDEIKKAYRKLSKKYHPDINKEPDADEKFKEVKEAYEVLSDDQKKAHYDQFGHTDPNQGFGGAGFEGFGGFEDIFSTFFGGGSRRRDPNAPRQGADLQYTMSLTFEEAVFGKETDIEIPREETCDTCSGSGAKPGTKPETCRHCHGSGQLNVEQNTPFGKIVNRRVCHYCNGTGKEIKEKCTTCRGAGKVQKRRKIHVKIPAGIDDGQQLRVAGQGEPGVNGGPPGDLYVVFHVRSHEFFERDGDDVYCEMPITFVQAALGDEIEVPTLHGKVKLKVPSGTQTGTKFRLKGKGVPNVRGYGTGDQHIIVRVITPTKLTEKQKQLLSEFAEVSGTVPQGEQEESFFSKVKRAFKGE; encoded by the coding sequence ATGAGTAAAAGGGATTACTATGAGGTTCTCGGAATCAGCAAGGGTGCATCCAAGGATGAAATTAAGAAGGCTTATCGAAAGCTTTCAAAAAAATATCATCCTGATATTAACAAAGAGCCTGATGCAGACGAGAAGTTCAAGGAAGTTAAAGAAGCATATGAAGTCCTAAGCGACGACCAGAAGAAGGCCCACTATGATCAATTTGGTCATACGGATCCTAATCAGGGCTTTGGCGGAGCCGGTTTTGAAGGTTTCGGAGGATTTGAAGACATTTTCAGCACTTTCTTCGGAGGGGGTTCCCGCCGGCGTGATCCTAACGCACCAAGACAGGGTGCAGATTTACAGTACACCATGTCCTTAACGTTTGAGGAAGCAGTATTTGGCAAAGAGACCGATATTGAAATTCCGCGTGAAGAGACGTGCGATACCTGCAGCGGTTCAGGCGCTAAACCGGGAACTAAGCCGGAAACCTGCCGTCATTGTCATGGATCAGGTCAGCTGAATGTTGAACAAAATACGCCATTTGGCAAGATCGTCAATAGAAGAGTTTGCCACTACTGTAATGGTACCGGCAAAGAAATCAAAGAAAAGTGCACAACATGCCGTGGAGCCGGTAAAGTGCAGAAACGCAGAAAGATACACGTGAAAATTCCTGCAGGCATTGATGATGGCCAGCAGCTCCGCGTGGCGGGCCAGGGGGAGCCAGGTGTAAACGGAGGACCTCCAGGCGACCTTTATGTTGTATTCCATGTGCGGTCACATGAGTTCTTTGAGCGTGATGGCGATGATGTTTATTGTGAAATGCCTATAACGTTTGTCCAGGCTGCTCTTGGTGATGAAATCGAAGTGCCGACACTGCATGGAAAAGTAAAACTTAAAGTCCCTTCAGGCACACAAACAGGAACCAAATTTCGTCTAAAAGGAAAAGGTGTGCCAAATGTAAGAGGATATGGAACAGGAGATCAGCATATTATTGTCCGCGTTATTACTCCGACAAAGCTGACCGAAAAACAGAAGCAGCTTTTAAGCGAGTTTGCTGAAGTCAGCGGAACAGTTCCGCAGGGAGAACAGGAAGAAAGCTTTTTTTCTAAAGTAAAACGAGCCTTTAAAGGTGAATAA
- the dnaK gene encoding molecular chaperone DnaK, giving the protein MSKIIGIDLGTTNSCVAVLEGGEPKVIPNPEGNRTTPSVVAFKNGERQVGEVAKRQSITNPNTIMSVKRHMGTDHKTEVEGKEYSPQEVSAIILQYLKSYAEDYLGEKVTKAVITVPAYFNDAERQATKDAGRIAGLEVERIINEPTAAALAYGLDKMDEDQTILVYDLGGGTFDVSILELGDGVFEVKSTAGDNRLGGDDFDQVIIDYLVDQFKKENGIDLSKDKMALQRLKDAAEKAKKDLSGVTSTQISLPFITAGEAGPLHLEVTLSRAKFEELSADLVERTMGPTRQALKDAGLTPSEIDKVILVGGSTRIPAVQEAIKKETGKEPHRGVNPDEVVAMGAAIQGGVITGDVKDVVLLDVTPLSLGIETMGGVFTKLIERNTTIPTSKSQVFSTAADNQSAVDIHVLQGERPMAADNKTLGRFQLGDIPPAPRGVPQIEVSFDIDKNGIVNVRAKDLGTNKEQAITIKSSTGLSDEEIEKMVREAEENAEADKKRKEEVELRNEADQLVFTTEKTLKDLEGKVDEADVNKANEAKDALKAAIEKNDLDEIRAKKDALQEVVQALTMKLYEQAQAAQGAQGAEGAESKNDDDNVVDAEFEEVKDDK; this is encoded by the coding sequence ATGAGCAAAATTATCGGAATCGATTTAGGTACAACAAACTCATGTGTCGCTGTACTTGAAGGCGGCGAACCGAAAGTAATTCCAAATCCGGAAGGCAACCGTACAACGCCATCAGTCGTAGCGTTTAAAAACGGCGAGCGTCAGGTTGGTGAGGTGGCAAAGCGCCAGTCTATTACAAACCCGAACACCATCATGTCCGTTAAACGCCATATGGGTACAGATCATAAAACAGAGGTTGAAGGAAAGGAATACTCTCCGCAAGAGGTTTCTGCTATTATTCTTCAATATTTGAAATCTTATGCAGAAGACTACCTTGGCGAGAAAGTTACTAAAGCAGTAATCACAGTTCCAGCATATTTCAACGATGCTGAGCGTCAGGCTACAAAGGATGCAGGCCGAATTGCCGGCTTGGAAGTTGAACGTATCATCAACGAACCGACTGCTGCAGCTTTGGCATATGGACTGGATAAAATGGATGAAGACCAGACTATCCTTGTTTATGACCTTGGCGGCGGTACATTTGACGTATCTATCCTTGAGCTGGGCGATGGTGTATTTGAAGTAAAATCCACTGCCGGGGATAATCGTCTTGGCGGAGATGATTTTGACCAGGTAATTATTGATTACCTCGTTGATCAATTCAAAAAAGAGAACGGCATTGATCTTTCTAAAGATAAAATGGCTCTTCAGCGTTTAAAAGATGCTGCTGAAAAAGCGAAAAAGGATCTTTCCGGTGTAACTTCAACACAAATTTCACTTCCGTTTATCACTGCCGGGGAAGCTGGACCTTTACACTTGGAAGTAACACTTTCAAGAGCAAAATTTGAAGAGCTTTCTGCGGATCTTGTTGAACGTACAATGGGACCTACACGCCAGGCATTAAAGGATGCTGGCTTGACTCCTTCAGAAATCGATAAAGTTATCCTTGTCGGCGGTTCAACACGTATTCCAGCTGTACAGGAAGCAATCAAAAAAGAAACAGGAAAAGAACCGCACAGAGGAGTTAACCCTGATGAGGTTGTAGCAATGGGTGCAGCTATTCAGGGCGGTGTCATCACTGGTGATGTTAAGGATGTTGTCCTTCTGGATGTAACACCTTTGTCTCTTGGAATTGAAACAATGGGAGGAGTATTCACTAAGCTGATTGAACGCAATACAACTATTCCAACATCAAAATCCCAGGTGTTCTCAACTGCTGCTGATAATCAGTCTGCTGTTGATATCCATGTTCTTCAAGGGGAGCGCCCAATGGCAGCGGATAACAAAACACTTGGCCGTTTCCAGCTAGGCGATATTCCTCCAGCTCCGCGCGGTGTGCCGCAGATCGAAGTGTCTTTCGATATCGATAAAAATGGTATCGTAAACGTACGCGCTAAAGACCTGGGCACAAACAAAGAACAAGCTATTACGATCAAATCATCAACAGGATTATCTGATGAAGAAATTGAAAAAATGGTAAGAGAAGCTGAAGAAAATGCTGAAGCTGATAAGAAGCGCAAAGAAGAAGTTGAACTTCGCAATGAAGCGGACCAGCTGGTATTCACTACTGAAAAGACTTTAAAAGATCTTGAAGGCAAAGTGGATGAAGCAGATGTGAACAAAGCAAATGAAGCTAAAGATGCACTAAAAGCTGCAATTGAAAAGAACGATCTGGATGAAATCCGTGCTAAGAAAGATGCTTTACAGGAAGTTGTCCAGGCGTTAACAATGAAGCTTTATGAGCAGGCGCAGGCTGCTCAGGGAGCTCAGGGCGCAGAAGGTGCTGAAAGCAAAAATGACGACGATAATGTTGTAGATGCTGAGTTCGAAGAAGTTAAAGACGATAAATAA
- a CDS encoding NfeD family protein codes for MIARRAITAFALFFALLLLGSPFQGKADNEKVLIVPIEETVEKGLHAFLSRAVQTAEEENASAIIFEINTPGGAVDAAGQIGKLLTSTNVKTISFVNKQALSAGAYIALNTDEIYMVPGSTMGSAAIIDQQGNTAGKKAESYWFAAMQSAASQTDRDPVYALAMADESVDLPELGAPKGKLLTLTAEQAEQVGYSEGTVNSRAELLKVLGFEEANIQTIDESFAEKAARFITHPVVIPILLSIGSLGLVLELYSPGFGIPGLMGLSSLLLFFYGHMVAGLAGYETLILFVIGIGLIIAEFFLPGGILGIAGIAAILGSLFLASDNVAHMGMSILIAIGVSILASILMIKVFGKKMKFFKKIILTDSTNTENGYISNKSRLELIGHEGYALTALRPSGTIVIGDERIDVVSEGAFILKGARVKVVKAEGSRIVVREISNLDLDK; via the coding sequence TTGATTGCCAGAAGAGCAATAACCGCCTTTGCATTGTTTTTTGCTCTGCTGCTGCTGGGAAGCCCTTTTCAAGGAAAAGCCGATAATGAAAAAGTGCTGATTGTTCCTATCGAAGAAACTGTGGAAAAAGGGCTACATGCATTTTTAAGCAGAGCGGTGCAAACAGCTGAAGAAGAAAATGCATCAGCCATAATATTTGAAATAAATACACCCGGAGGGGCAGTGGATGCAGCCGGACAAATTGGAAAGCTGTTAACCTCAACAAATGTAAAAACTATATCTTTTGTCAATAAGCAGGCCTTATCTGCAGGTGCCTATATAGCTTTGAATACGGATGAAATATACATGGTGCCGGGTTCAACAATGGGTTCAGCCGCAATTATTGACCAGCAGGGAAATACAGCTGGCAAGAAAGCAGAATCGTACTGGTTTGCGGCAATGCAGAGTGCAGCCTCACAAACGGACAGAGATCCTGTTTATGCCCTTGCTATGGCAGATGAATCGGTTGACCTTCCGGAATTGGGGGCTCCGAAAGGAAAGCTGCTTACCCTCACAGCTGAACAGGCTGAGCAGGTAGGCTATTCGGAAGGCACAGTAAATTCCAGGGCGGAATTACTGAAAGTGCTTGGATTTGAAGAAGCTAATATACAGACAATTGATGAAAGCTTTGCAGAAAAGGCAGCCCGCTTTATTACCCATCCAGTCGTCATCCCCATTCTATTATCTATTGGAAGCCTCGGGTTAGTTCTGGAACTGTATTCACCGGGTTTCGGCATCCCTGGATTAATGGGATTATCGTCCCTGCTCCTGTTTTTTTATGGCCATATGGTGGCCGGTCTGGCAGGTTATGAGACATTAATTCTGTTTGTAATAGGCATTGGCTTAATAATAGCCGAGTTTTTCCTTCCTGGAGGAATTCTAGGAATAGCCGGGATAGCAGCAATACTCGGGAGCCTGTTCCTGGCTTCTGATAATGTGGCCCATATGGGAATGTCTATTTTAATTGCTATAGGAGTTTCAATATTGGCATCTATATTAATGATAAAGGTGTTTGGTAAAAAGATGAAATTCTTCAAAAAAATTATATTAACCGATAGCACAAATACTGAAAATGGATATATTTCAAATAAGAGCAGGCTTGAACTGATTGGGCATGAGGGTTATGCACTTACTGCACTAAGGCCTTCAGGCACTATAGTTATAGGGGATGAGAGAATTGACGTTGTCAGTGAGGGAGCCTTTATCCTTAAAGGGGCAAGAGTAAAAGTTGTTAAAGCAGAAGGATCGCGTATTGTTGTCAGAGAAATATCTAATCTAGATTTAGATAAATAA
- the rpsU gene encoding 30S ribosomal protein S21: MSKTVVRKNESLEDALRRFKRSVSKTGTLQEARKREFYEKPSIKRKKKSEAARKRKW, translated from the coding sequence ATGTCTAAAACCGTCGTTCGTAAAAACGAATCGCTTGAAGATGCTCTTCGTCGCTTCAAACGTTCAGTATCAAAAACTGGTACTTTGCAGGAAGCAAGAAAGCGCGAATTCTACGAAAAACCTAGTATTAAACGTAAGAAAAAGTCTGAGGCTGCTAGAAAGCGTAAGTGGTAA
- the prmA gene encoding 50S ribosomal protein L11 methyltransferase, with protein MKWSEISIHTANEAVEPISNILHEAGASGVVIEDPLELVKERKDQFGEIYQLNPQDYPEEGVIVKAYLPVNSFLGETVDEIKEAINNLILFNIDIGENKVSISEVNEEEWATAWKKYYNPVKISERFTIVPTWEDYTPVSSDELIIELDPGMAFGTGTHPTTVMCIQALERTVKQGDKVVDVGTGSGVLSIAAAMLGAGKVEALDLDEVAVNSAKLNIKLNKVQDIVDVSQGNLLDGVSQGADVVVANILAEVILRFTDDVASVVREGGYFIASGIIQQKKQEVRDAISAAGFEIVETIQMEDWVAIVARRK; from the coding sequence GTGAAATGGTCAGAAATCAGTATTCATACTGCAAATGAAGCTGTTGAACCGATTTCGAATATTTTGCATGAAGCCGGAGCAAGCGGAGTTGTAATAGAGGATCCTTTAGAACTTGTAAAAGAAAGAAAGGATCAATTCGGTGAAATCTACCAGCTCAATCCGCAGGACTATCCTGAAGAAGGCGTAATTGTAAAAGCATATTTGCCAGTAAACAGTTTCCTTGGGGAAACTGTTGATGAAATAAAAGAAGCAATCAATAACCTCATTCTATTTAACATCGATATTGGCGAAAATAAAGTCAGCATTAGTGAGGTAAACGAAGAAGAATGGGCTACTGCCTGGAAAAAATATTATAACCCTGTAAAAATTTCAGAACGCTTTACCATTGTCCCAACCTGGGAGGATTACACACCTGTCAGCAGTGATGAGCTTATCATAGAGCTTGACCCGGGCATGGCATTTGGGACGGGAACACACCCTACGACGGTAATGTGCATCCAAGCACTTGAAAGAACAGTAAAACAGGGTGATAAAGTTGTAGATGTAGGAACAGGATCGGGTGTCTTAAGCATTGCTGCAGCTATGCTGGGTGCCGGGAAGGTAGAAGCCCTTGATCTTGATGAAGTGGCAGTAAATTCAGCTAAATTAAATATTAAGCTGAATAAAGTGCAGGATATAGTAGATGTATCACAAGGAAATCTGCTCGATGGTGTCAGCCAGGGAGCAGATGTGGTCGTTGCCAACATTCTTGCAGAAGTAATTCTCCGCTTTACAGATGATGTTGCGTCAGTCGTAAGGGAAGGGGGATACTTCATCGCTTCAGGCATTATCCAGCAGAAGAAACAGGAAGTAAGAGATGCTATTTCCGCTGCAGGGTTTGAAATAGTTGAGACCATACAAATGGAAGATTGGGTTGCCATTGTGGCAAGGAGAAAGTGA
- the mtaB gene encoding tRNA (N(6)-L-threonylcarbamoyladenosine(37)-C(2))-methylthiotransferase MtaB — MPAVAFHTLGCKVNHYETEAIWQLFKEAGYERTDFESVSDVYVINTCTVTNTGDKKSRQVIRRAIRKNPDAVICVTGCYAQTSPAEIMAIPGVDIVVGTQDRVKMLEYIEQYKQERQPINGVGNIMKNRVYEELDVPAFTDRTRASLKIQEGCNNFCTFCIIPWARGLMRSRDPKEVIRQAQQLVDAGYKEIVLTGIHTGGYGEDMKDYNLAMLLTDLEAQVKGLKRLRISSIEASQITDEVIEVMDKSKVVVRHLHIPLQSGSNTVLKRMRRKYTMEFFAERLERLKEALPGLAVTSDVIVGFPGETEEEFMETYNFIKEHKFSELHVFPYSKRTGTPAARMDDQIDEEVKNERVHRLIALSDQLAKEYASQYEGEVLEVIPEESFKESSDSNLFVGYTDNYLKIVFPAAEEMVGQIVKVKITKAGYPYNEGQFVRVLDELNETEEAAV; from the coding sequence ATGCCTGCAGTTGCATTTCATACACTTGGCTGCAAAGTCAATCATTACGAAACAGAAGCCATTTGGCAGCTGTTCAAAGAAGCTGGCTATGAACGGACAGACTTCGAATCCGTTTCAGATGTTTATGTAATTAATACATGTACAGTTACAAATACCGGTGATAAGAAAAGCCGCCAGGTAATCAGAAGGGCAATTAGAAAAAACCCTGATGCGGTTATCTGTGTAACGGGCTGTTATGCACAAACCTCACCTGCCGAAATTATGGCAATCCCTGGAGTTGATATCGTTGTAGGGACTCAGGATCGGGTGAAAATGCTTGAATATATCGAGCAATATAAACAAGAACGGCAGCCGATCAATGGCGTCGGAAACATCATGAAGAACCGTGTCTACGAAGAGCTTGATGTGCCGGCATTTACAGATCGGACACGTGCTTCCCTTAAGATTCAGGAAGGCTGCAATAACTTTTGCACATTCTGTATTATTCCCTGGGCGCGCGGCTTAATGAGATCCAGGGATCCGAAAGAAGTAATCCGCCAGGCTCAGCAGCTTGTTGATGCCGGATATAAAGAAATCGTTTTGACTGGAATCCATACAGGCGGCTATGGCGAAGACATGAAGGATTATAACCTGGCTATGCTTCTTACGGATCTTGAAGCTCAGGTAAAAGGTCTCAAACGTTTAAGAATCTCTTCTATTGAAGCCAGCCAAATTACCGATGAAGTCATTGAAGTTATGGATAAGTCCAAGGTCGTGGTAAGGCACTTGCACATTCCTCTGCAGTCAGGCTCAAATACAGTTCTTAAAAGAATGCGCCGCAAGTATACCATGGAATTCTTTGCTGAGCGTCTCGAGCGCTTGAAGGAAGCTCTTCCGGGTTTGGCTGTTACATCTGATGTTATCGTTGGCTTCCCTGGGGAAACAGAAGAAGAATTTATGGAAACCTACAACTTTATTAAAGAGCATAAATTCTCAGAGCTTCATGTATTCCCATATTCAAAGCGGACAGGAACACCTGCGGCGAGAATGGACGACCAGATCGATGAAGAAGTCAAAAACGAGCGTGTTCATCGCCTGATTGCTCTGTCAGATCAGCTTGCAAAAGAATATGCATCTCAGTACGAAGGTGAAGTTCTGGAAGTGATCCCGGAGGAAAGCTTTAAGGAAAGCAGTGACAGCAATTTATTTGTCGGATACACTGACAATTATTTAAAAATCGTCTTCCCGGCAGCAGAAGAAATGGTCGGCCAGATAGTAAAAGTAAAAATTACAAAAGCCGGCTATCCATACAATGAAGGTCAATTTGTAAGAGTTCTTGATGAATTGAATGAAACAGAAGAAGCGGCAGTTTAA
- the deoC gene encoding deoxyribose-phosphate aldolase, which produces MTNNVAKMIDHTLLKADATKDQIEKICAEAKEYNFASVCVNPTWVKLSSDLLSGTEVKVCTVIGFPLGASTLETKAFETKNAIDNGATEVDMVINIGALKGGDNELVERDIRAVVDAAKGKALTKVIIETCLLTEEEKVRACELSVKAGADFVKTSTGFSTGGATTEDIALMRKTVGPDLGVKASGGVRSAEDAQKMIEAGATRIGASSGAAIVNGLTSDSDY; this is translated from the coding sequence ATGACAAATAACGTAGCGAAAATGATCGATCATACATTACTTAAAGCCGATGCGACAAAAGACCAAATAGAAAAAATCTGTGCTGAAGCTAAAGAATATAATTTCGCGTCTGTTTGTGTTAATCCGACATGGGTTAAACTTTCAAGCGACCTGCTTAGCGGAACTGAAGTGAAGGTCTGCACAGTAATCGGATTCCCGCTTGGAGCTTCCACACTTGAAACAAAAGCATTTGAAACAAAGAATGCCATTGATAACGGTGCAACAGAAGTAGATATGGTAATTAACATTGGTGCTTTAAAAGGCGGAGACAATGAGCTGGTTGAACGGGACATACGTGCGGTTGTAGATGCTGCAAAAGGAAAAGCATTAACCAAGGTTATTATCGAAACTTGCCTTCTGACTGAAGAAGAAAAAGTTAGAGCATGTGAGCTATCTGTAAAAGCTGGTGCTGACTTTGTTAAAACATCTACAGGATTCTCAACTGGCGGAGCAACAACTGAAGATATTGCCCTAATGAGAAAAACTGTCGGACCTGATCTTGGCGTAAAAGCTTCGGGTGGAGTAAGAAGTGCCGAAGATGCACAGAAAATGATTGAAGCAGGTGCAACGAGAATTGGAGCAAGCTCTGGCGCTGCTATTGTCAACGGTTTAACAAGCGATTCGGATTACTAA
- a CDS encoding Na/Pi symporter → MVQLLLFFLLIGLFIYGMTLLRSGLFNLSAGSLKNWLAVMTNSPWKGTVMGTILTAVLQSSSAVMIITIGMVSARMLTFPQTIGIILGTNIGTTFTTELITFNIESYIIPLAAAGSILAVLKKKSLRSSGLALLGLSAVFAAMRGFEYLAGSVKDNDMVNHWLLTLDGNYLFAVAAGIVLTAIIQSSTATTGIIMGFLTAGAMDLDTGIAIMLGSNIGTCADAYLASIGSGKEAKLTAFAHIWLNCLGVAAFYPFIHSLAVVGESAASSPDVQLAHISVLFNVLSSLLVLPFANQFGKFIIKLHGR, encoded by the coding sequence TTGGTCCAGCTGTTATTATTTTTTCTGCTAATCGGGTTATTTATTTATGGTATGACACTCTTACGGTCGGGTCTTTTTAATTTATCTGCCGGTTCATTAAAGAATTGGCTGGCAGTGATGACAAATTCACCTTGGAAAGGCACTGTGATGGGCACAATTTTGACGGCTGTCCTGCAAAGCAGTTCAGCGGTAATGATTATAACAATTGGAATGGTTTCTGCACGTATGCTGACTTTTCCCCAAACGATTGGCATCATATTAGGAACCAACATAGGTACAACATTTACGACAGAATTAATCACTTTTAATATAGAATCGTATATTATCCCGCTTGCAGCTGCCGGAAGCATCCTGGCTGTACTGAAGAAGAAGAGCTTGCGGAGCTCGGGTCTCGCCTTGCTTGGATTATCAGCGGTTTTTGCAGCAATGCGCGGGTTTGAATATCTCGCTGGTTCTGTTAAAGATAATGATATGGTCAACCACTGGCTGCTTACTTTGGATGGGAATTATTTATTCGCTGTGGCTGCCGGAATTGTCCTTACGGCTATCATCCAATCAAGCACAGCAACAACTGGCATTATTATGGGGTTTTTAACTGCTGGCGCAATGGATTTGGATACCGGCATTGCCATAATGCTTGGATCTAATATAGGTACATGCGCAGACGCATATTTAGCATCCATCGGTTCAGGAAAAGAAGCAAAACTGACTGCCTTTGCCCATATTTGGCTGAACTGTTTGGGTGTGGCGGCCTTTTATCCTTTTATTCATTCCCTTGCTGTCGTAGGAGAGAGTGCAGCCAGTTCCCCGGATGTGCAGCTTGCACATATCAGTGTTCTATTTAATGTACTATCTTCACTGCTTGTTCTTCCTTTTGCAAATCAATTTGGAAAATTTATCATAAAGCTGCACGGCCGATAA
- a CDS encoding GatB/YqeY domain-containing protein, whose amino-acid sequence MSLLERLNEDMKQAMRNKEKEKLTVIRMIKASLQNEAIKLGEDLNEEQELTVLSREVKQRKDSLHEFEKAGREDLVEKIRTELQYVELYMPKQLSEDEVSKIVAETIAETGASSKADMGKVMAAIMPKVKGKADGSLINKLVQQHLS is encoded by the coding sequence ATGAGTCTTCTCGAGCGTTTAAATGAAGATATGAAACAAGCGATGAGGAATAAAGAAAAAGAAAAGCTTACTGTTATTCGTATGATCAAAGCTTCGCTTCAAAACGAAGCAATCAAGCTTGGTGAAGATCTTAACGAAGAACAGGAGCTTACTGTCCTTTCTCGCGAAGTTAAACAACGCAAGGATTCCCTCCATGAATTTGAAAAAGCAGGTCGTGAAGATCTTGTTGAAAAAATTCGTACTGAACTTCAGTATGTCGAATTATATATGCCAAAACAGCTTTCTGAAGATGAAGTTTCCAAAATTGTTGCAGAAACAATCGCAGAAACAGGTGCTTCTTCAAAAGCTGATATGGGAAAAGTGATGGCTGCTATCATGCCAAAGGTAAAAGGCAAAGCAGATGGTTCACTTATAAATAAACTTGTACAACAACACCTTTCATAA
- a CDS encoding 16S rRNA (uracil(1498)-N(3))-methyltransferase, with protein sequence MQRYFIQNAVNDKYFHITGEDRHHIVKVMRMKEGDKIICVDPSQNSALCSIAEITDEYVAAEVVQWIEGSSELPADITIVSGLPKGDKLEWIIQKGTELGANRFIPFTSARSVVKWDAKKSVKKAERWQKIAKEAAEQSHRSIVPEVFAPLDLKSLLKISADYSYKLIAFEEEAKQGEVSVLYKTLSSMNKGDSLLVVFGPEGGLADNEVSLLLESGFLACGLGPRILRTETAPLYLLSAVSYHFELMG encoded by the coding sequence GTGCAGCGGTATTTCATACAAAATGCAGTTAATGATAAGTACTTTCATATTACTGGGGAAGACCGTCATCATATAGTGAAGGTAATGCGCATGAAAGAAGGCGACAAAATTATCTGTGTAGATCCATCCCAAAATAGTGCACTTTGTTCAATTGCAGAAATTACCGATGAATATGTGGCTGCAGAAGTTGTACAATGGATTGAAGGGTCTTCTGAGCTGCCTGCCGATATTACTATCGTGAGCGGACTGCCTAAAGGGGATAAGCTGGAGTGGATCATTCAAAAGGGCACTGAGCTGGGAGCGAACCGTTTTATCCCTTTTACTTCAGCTCGTTCAGTAGTAAAATGGGATGCGAAGAAATCTGTGAAAAAAGCAGAGAGATGGCAAAAGATTGCTAAAGAAGCTGCTGAGCAGTCACACAGGAGCATAGTGCCTGAAGTGTTTGCACCGCTTGATTTAAAGTCATTGCTGAAAATATCGGCTGATTATTCATATAAATTGATTGCCTTTGAGGAAGAAGCGAAGCAGGGAGAGGTCTCTGTGCTCTATAAAACACTTTCTTCCATGAACAAAGGAGACTCACTTTTAGTTGTATTCGGACCTGAAGGCGGTCTTGCAGATAATGAAGTTTCATTGCTGCTCGAATCAGGCTTTCTAGCCTGCGGTTTGGGGCCGCGTATTTTAAGGACAGAGACAGCGCCTCTCTATTTGCTGTCAGCTGTTTCCTATCATTTTGAATTAATGGGGTGA